In a single window of the Streptomyces sp. NBC_00285 genome:
- a CDS encoding glycoside hydrolase family 2 protein: MTESTHPSRRTVVTALGAAAFVALPAWPATAQAAHGTAAAAANGPVLDTHPATEPSGTHVRDIGGTNVVFQYGAVLPAFDSWRTHEPTREYLSLDKKWRFRFDPDDHGLDEGWQSAHHDDKAWGRIGVPSAWDLLDTPGFGSESGPFAQGTAFNDGYAWYRTTVDVPGSWRARHVRIAFLAAGYSAEVWLDGRHLGKHEGANSPFALPVAGALRPGTRQTIAVRVFRRASYTDYTDSTPQPVTDDHELPYKPVDYWPYAGLTRSAWIEAVPQVTIAKLLAVGANGRLEARAVVENHGADDFDGRLTLEPGRESGGRPVVVAARIAARSAGVVRVSVPIPHAPRWSPASPHTLTARATLTAGRHSGPRVDTLSTGYGVRELTITGAQLRLNGKPLFLKGLNWHEETAAHGRAMTPAEYDRELGQVTAVGANFIRNCVYNRHPYVYDWADEHGVLVMDDIDTMWLNTSQEKLQTERYGLARALALTMAWNQHNHPSVILWGLQNESEIDAAGAPVYRAWLADLKAAVKAVDLTARPVTWASSTSNDPAFDLADVIGFNEYFGYFYGKDADLGPTLDAVHAKYPGKPILITENGTWSIAGTHGPDTTQGTEEWQAASFTAHWAQVAARSDFVTGFTYWVLKDYKQRAGYNQAYNGISVMGLLTFGDERPKLVHDAFRKAVIPTGR; encoded by the coding sequence ATGACCGAATCCACCCACCCGTCCCGGCGTACCGTCGTGACGGCACTCGGCGCCGCCGCCTTCGTCGCCCTGCCCGCCTGGCCGGCGACCGCGCAAGCCGCGCACGGCACGGCGGCCGCCGCTGCGAACGGCCCGGTGCTCGACACCCACCCGGCCACCGAGCCCTCCGGCACCCATGTGCGTGACATCGGCGGCACCAACGTCGTCTTCCAGTACGGTGCGGTCCTCCCCGCCTTCGACAGCTGGCGCACCCATGAGCCCACCCGTGAGTACCTGTCCCTCGACAAGAAGTGGCGCTTCCGCTTCGACCCCGACGACCACGGGCTCGATGAGGGCTGGCAGTCGGCCCACCACGACGACAAGGCGTGGGGCCGCATCGGTGTCCCATCGGCCTGGGACCTGCTGGACACTCCCGGATTCGGCTCGGAGAGCGGCCCGTTCGCCCAGGGCACCGCGTTCAACGACGGCTACGCCTGGTACCGCACCACCGTCGACGTACCCGGATCCTGGCGTGCCCGGCACGTACGTATCGCCTTCCTCGCCGCCGGGTACAGCGCCGAGGTCTGGCTCGACGGCAGGCATCTCGGCAAGCACGAGGGCGCCAACTCCCCCTTCGCGCTGCCGGTGGCGGGGGCGCTCAGGCCGGGAACACGTCAGACGATCGCCGTCCGCGTCTTCCGCAGGGCGAGCTACACCGACTACACCGACTCGACACCCCAACCGGTCACGGACGACCACGAGCTGCCGTACAAGCCCGTCGACTACTGGCCCTACGCGGGCCTGACCCGGTCCGCCTGGATCGAGGCGGTCCCGCAGGTCACCATCGCCAAACTCCTGGCCGTCGGCGCGAACGGGCGCCTCGAGGCACGCGCGGTCGTCGAGAACCACGGCGCAGACGACTTCGACGGCCGCCTGACGCTCGAGCCCGGCCGGGAAAGCGGCGGCCGGCCCGTCGTGGTCGCGGCCCGGATCGCCGCCCGCTCGGCGGGAGTGGTCCGTGTCTCGGTCCCGATACCCCACGCCCCCCGCTGGAGCCCGGCCTCCCCGCACACGCTCACCGCTCGGGCCACCCTCACCGCCGGGCGGCACTCGGGCCCGCGCGTGGACACGCTGTCCACCGGGTACGGCGTGCGTGAACTGACCATCACTGGCGCCCAGTTGCGGCTGAACGGCAAACCGCTGTTCCTCAAGGGGCTCAACTGGCACGAGGAGACGGCCGCGCACGGCAGGGCGATGACCCCGGCCGAGTACGACCGCGAACTGGGCCAGGTGACGGCGGTGGGCGCCAACTTCATCCGCAACTGCGTCTACAACCGCCACCCGTACGTCTACGACTGGGCGGACGAGCACGGTGTGCTGGTGATGGACGACATCGACACCATGTGGCTCAACACCTCCCAGGAGAAGCTCCAGACCGAGCGCTACGGCCTCGCCCGCGCCCTCGCCCTGACCATGGCGTGGAACCAGCACAACCACCCCTCGGTGATCCTGTGGGGACTCCAGAACGAGTCGGAGATCGACGCCGCCGGCGCCCCGGTCTACCGGGCCTGGCTCGCCGACCTCAAGGCGGCCGTGAAGGCGGTCGACCTCACCGCCCGCCCCGTGACCTGGGCCTCCAGCACCAGCAACGACCCCGCCTTCGACCTCGCCGACGTGATCGGGTTCAACGAATACTTCGGCTACTTCTACGGCAAGGACGCCGACCTCGGCCCCACGCTCGACGCGGTCCACGCGAAGTATCCCGGCAAGCCGATCCTGATCACCGAGAACGGCACCTGGTCCATTGCCGGCACCCACGGCCCCGACACCACACAGGGCACCGAGGAGTGGCAGGCGGCGAGCTTCACCGCCCACTGGGCACAGGTCGCCGCACGCAGCGACTTCGTCACCGGCTTCACGTACTGGGTGCTCAAGGACTATAAGCAGCGGGCCGGGTACAACCAGGCCTACAACGGCATCTCCGTCATGGGGCTGCTCACCTTCGGGGACGAGCGCCCCAAGCTCGTGCACGACGCCTTCCGCAAGGCGGTCATACCCACCGGCAGATGA
- a CDS encoding cellulase-like family protein, translating into MTTPQQTMTITLWDFSWYTQAGPGEPFADLDRAFAEAVDRGFNTVRICAMPFLLFSGRVEEPDSLQIRGLGEQFGQRTRWYNVRGGYPLDGRRRLVELFEAAARHDCKVIVSSWEYQQSPSFADTDAWHRALAAVPGPDRAEAVAEALAGLLDFLTERGLADRVAYVEVHNEVDNCSLVPADGTPGHYARLRGPLERAVKLLQTRHPDIPATYSLGEPWPDELQDLPEQAQLAHFHFYVYGVLGALYEAVGLGHGTEAAPDTAAWPTPELAAMLRPDAPAFADYQPDEPWRLAATGIPRELFYAHDWVDPDRWDLWLYENYATHRDAMRETLAGWVDSVAEFARRRGVPAVLGEGIVGYTPLLTRFEEDAVGKDIAEFVVDRCLAAGFQGLVLTSNAAPHHPMWHTDRDWMRRVNSRITAG; encoded by the coding sequence ATGACCACACCGCAGCAGACCATGACCATCACCCTCTGGGACTTCAGCTGGTACACCCAGGCGGGCCCCGGTGAGCCGTTCGCCGACCTCGACCGCGCCTTCGCCGAGGCGGTGGACCGGGGCTTCAACACCGTGCGCATCTGCGCGATGCCCTTCCTGCTGTTCTCCGGACGCGTCGAGGAGCCGGACTCGCTCCAAATACGCGGCCTGGGCGAGCAGTTCGGGCAGCGCACCCGCTGGTACAACGTGCGCGGCGGTTACCCGCTGGACGGCCGCCGCCGCCTCGTCGAGCTGTTCGAGGCGGCGGCCCGCCATGACTGCAAGGTGATCGTGTCCTCCTGGGAGTACCAGCAGTCCCCCAGCTTCGCCGACACCGACGCCTGGCACCGCGCCCTGGCCGCGGTCCCCGGCCCGGACCGCGCCGAGGCGGTGGCCGAAGCGCTCGCGGGACTGCTGGACTTCCTCACCGAGCGCGGTCTCGCCGACCGCGTCGCCTACGTCGAGGTGCACAACGAGGTCGACAACTGCTCCCTCGTACCGGCCGACGGCACCCCCGGCCACTACGCCCGGCTGCGCGGGCCCCTCGAACGCGCCGTGAAGCTGCTGCAGACCCGCCACCCTGACATCCCCGCCACCTACTCCCTGGGGGAGCCGTGGCCGGACGAGCTCCAGGACCTGCCGGAGCAGGCCCAGCTCGCGCACTTCCACTTCTACGTCTACGGCGTGCTCGGCGCGCTCTACGAGGCGGTGGGTCTCGGCCACGGCACCGAAGCGGCGCCCGATACGGCCGCCTGGCCCACCCCCGAACTGGCCGCCATGCTGCGCCCCGACGCGCCCGCCTTCGCCGACTACCAGCCGGACGAGCCCTGGCGGCTGGCCGCCACCGGGATACCGCGCGAACTGTTCTACGCACACGACTGGGTGGACCCCGACCGCTGGGACCTCTGGCTCTACGAGAACTACGCGACGCACCGGGACGCCATGCGCGAGACGCTGGCCGGGTGGGTCGACTCCGTCGCCGAGTTCGCCCGTCGCCGCGGTGTTCCCGCCGTCCTCGGCGAAGGAATCGTCGGCTACACCCCGCTGCTGACACGCTTCGAGGAGGACGCCGTCGGCAAGGACATCGCGGAGTTCGTCGTCGACCGCTGCCTCGCGGCGGGCTTCCAGGGCCTCGTCCTGACCTCCAACGCGGCCCCGCACCACCCCATGTGGCACACCGACCGGGACTGGATGCGACGGGTCAACTCCCGTATCACCGCGGGCTGA
- a CDS encoding flavin reductase family protein produces the protein MTASRSLTTDHAEVKRAFAAFPSGVAAVSAHVHGEPAVIVVSSFTVGVSLHPPMVSFAVQHTSTTWPMLSRADTVGVSILGENHTDKTRQLASPAKEDRFDGVDTVQAPSGAIFLDGAPVWLECAVEHRYPAGDHDIIVLRVLAMLTDDDHRPLVWHRQTLKMLNG, from the coding sequence CTCACCACCGATCACGCCGAGGTGAAGAGGGCGTTCGCCGCGTTCCCCTCCGGAGTCGCGGCCGTCTCGGCACACGTCCACGGCGAACCCGCCGTGATCGTCGTCTCGTCGTTCACCGTGGGGGTCTCCCTCCACCCGCCCATGGTCTCCTTCGCCGTGCAGCACACCTCGACGACCTGGCCGATGCTGTCCCGCGCGGACACCGTGGGAGTCTCGATCCTGGGCGAGAACCACACCGACAAGACCCGGCAACTCGCCTCCCCCGCCAAGGAGGACCGGTTCGACGGCGTCGACACGGTCCAGGCGCCGTCCGGCGCGATCTTCCTCGACGGCGCGCCGGTCTGGCTGGAATGCGCCGTCGAGCACCGCTACCCGGCCGGCGATCACGACATCATCGTGCTGCGTGTGCTGGCCATGCTGACGGACGACGACCACAGACCGCTCGTCTGGCACCGGCAGACGCTGAAGATGTTGAACGGCTGA